In Tachypleus tridentatus isolate NWPU-2018 chromosome 7, ASM421037v1, whole genome shotgun sequence, a genomic segment contains:
- the LOC143256317 gene encoding uncharacterized protein LOC143256317 — MWRKVLPVMITITLIKHKGGVMCEGAKESPLTHDVLDLVVEPSYHSVKLRWSYFNPSYPKRFRVSLCEISEWSFLPQCSERFLSVKEEKPSSNNQDVIINREKGLYETEINGLRMFTNYTLSINPEYDVTLSGSGWKDDSRQNLVLPRSVSITTKGFSARASQCLPNASEVVVNTGPFFGGKIAVEDNNDQRCAVNGNRSSPQHSYALNIVHDICGSKVVNNSRVDTMIVVHENRNIITQNSRRYLVQCNLIPKAFTIRAAVYVPKPHKNGLNIKPVDQDKDIKTPDQYKNMELSDRDIKMNSVDDDASDTRNDIFTYDNYKQNNVRDSRFLAQQSASVDKTVETTDSNAIGQLTLMVILVIAAVVGCAAAMWWVLISKKRGETDMKPAITTGSYIRFSPDNDTLMQEVVQDDVAYSTPVTLKSVKSLPEVYSLN; from the exons ATGTGGAGAAAGGTTCTTCCTGTAATGATAACAATAACCTTAATCAAACACAAAGGAGGAGTAATGTGTGAGGGAGCCAAAGAATCTCCGTTAACACATG ACGTCCTAGATCTAGTTGTGGAGCCTAGCTACCATTCTGTTAAATTACGCTGGAGCTACTTTAACCCTTCCTATCCAAAACGGTTCAGAGTCAGTCTATGTGAAATTTCTGAATGGAGTTTTCTGCCTCAGTGCTCAGAACGTTTTCTCTCTGTAAAGGAAGAAAAACCCTCAAGCAACAACCAAGACGTGATTATTAATCGTGAGAAAGGATTATATGAAACAGAAATTAATGGCTTGAGAATGTTCACAAACTATACCCTTTCTATAAACCCAGAGTATGACGTCACTCTCAGTGGTTCTGGATGGAAAGATGATAGTCGACAGAACCTGGTACTCCCGAGAAGTGTCAGCATTACTACAAAAGGAT TTTCTGCTAGAGCGAGCCAGTGTTTACCAAACGCGTCAGAAGTCGTCGTTAACACAGGACCGTTTTTTGGCGGGAAAATTGCTGTGGAAGACAACAACGACCAAAGATGTGCTGTAAACGGGAACAGAAGCAGTCCTCAACACTCTTATGCACTCAACATAGTCCATGATATATGTGGAAGTAAAGTAGTG aacaaTTCTAGGGTAGATACAATGATTGTGGTCCATGAAAACAGGAATATTATCACCCAGAACTCACGACGATATTTGGTTCAATGCAACCTGATACCGAAAGCTTTCACCATCCGAGCTGC CGTCTATGTTCCAAAACCCCACAAAAATGGTTTAAACATTAAGCCTGTGGATCAGGATAAAGATATTAAAACTCCAGATCAGTATAAAAACATGGAATTGTCGGATCGCGACATAAAGATGAATTCGGTGGATGATGATGCCAGCGATACCAGAAATGACATTTTTACCTATGATAACTACAAGCAAAACAATGTCAGGGATTCGAGATTTTTGGCCCAGCAAAGTGCATCGGTGGACAAAACTGTTGAGACAACAG ATTCTAACGCCATTGGACAGCTTACTTTGATGGTTATCCTGGTAATTGCAGCGGTTGTAGGATGTGCTGCCGCCATGTGGTGGGTATTAATATCAAAGAAACGGGGCGAAACGGATATGAAGCCAGCGATTACGACGGGGTCATACATAAGGTTTTCACCAGACAATGACACTTTGATGCAAGAAGTCGTACAGGACGACGTAGCCTATTCGACACCTGTAACATTGAAGTCAGTGAAATCACTACCAGAAGTTTACTCTTTGAACTAA